The window TAAACGTAGATCGCTTCCTGCTGCGAGCGAACCACCGCAGCCAGTGCGGTGTCGGTGGTAGCGGACATCGGTTCCGGGATGGGGCTGGCTGAGGGGCAGGAGGCTGCCAAAGGCGTGGCTGCAGGAGCCTTGGTTTTCAACACCGTTGTCTGATCCGGCAGCGGCAGCTGCCACTCCGCAGCCAGCTTTTCGGCCCGAAGCACCTGTGCGGATCCGACGGCGGCAAGCAGGCGGGCGATCCCGCCGTCGGCCGTTCGGGCATCGGCCAGGCGCTTCCAGCCGCTGCCGGCCAATTCCGTCACGAAAGTGCCGCGGCTGCTCGGAGCGGTTGCGGCCGTGGCCGGACCGCCGGACGGGGTAGCGGTGGAAGTCGCGCTTGATGTTGCGCCGTGAGGGTCCAACAACGCCTGCGCGTGGGTTGTCAGCAAAGTCACAGCGTTGCCGAGCGCCTGCCTTCCGGCTGCGGGAGCCGCGGACTCCGCCAGCGTCGTGGCCGATTCCCGCAGCAGCAGCGTGTCCTTCAACGCCGTCAAACGTGCTGTTTCGGTGAACGAGACGGCCGGGGGAGTGCCGGAATCACGCGGAAGAAGGACCATTCCGGTGCCTGCAACAAGCAGTGCCACCACGGTGACCAGTAAAACCCGGCCCCAGGGTGGTGTTCGTCGTTTTTCGCTTGTTTCCCCGTTCACAACAGACCATGGTGTCACGTGGACGGGGAAGTCCGTGCACCATGTTCCCGGGAAAATCGTTAGGCTAGTAGTCACAACAACATCTATCGGGAGGCGGCGGGCAACGTGAGTGACTCGGAAGCCACGACTTCACAAGACCGTTCTGAATCGAACTCAACGGCCACCATCCACAACCCGGAAGAGAGCAGGCTCAAAGCCCTGCTCGAACCGGCCGTCCTTGCCAGCAGGCTCTACCTCGAGGATGTTTCCATCCACGTTGCCGGTTCACACCGCACGGTCCACGTCGTCGTGGACCTTCCTCAGGAAGAGACCGGAGGCGTCAGCCTGGACGCTATCGCGGAGGTCTCACGTGGACTGTCCGATATTTTGGACAACGATCCCCATGACGACGGCCGTCCCTACGACCTTGAGGTTTCTTCCCCGGGTGTAAGCCGCCCCCTGACCGAACCGCGTCACTGGCACCGCGCCCGCGGCCGCATGGTCAGGGTCAACGTCATCCAGGGCGACAACCTCCTCGGACGTATTGCCTCTGTGGGGGACGACGCCGTGACGCTCATCCCCGAGCATGAGGTCAAGAAGGGCATGAAGCCCAAGCAAGGCGAGCCCACCACTATTCCTTTCGACAGGATCCGCCAAGGAAAAGTCGAGATTGAATTCAGCCACCTCCACGAGGCTGCGCTGGAAGACGAGCACAACGGACCTTCCGAGGAGGCCTAATGGATATTGACATGAGCGCACTGAGACTCCTGGAGCGTGAGCGTGAAATCCCGCTGGATCTCCTGATTCCCACCATCGAGCAAGCACTGCTGGTGGCGTACCACAAGACGCCCGGCGCCTTCGAAAAGGCTCGCGCGGAGCTGGACCGCAAGAGTGGCCACGTGACCATTTGGGCTACGGAAATCGACGACGACGGCGAGCCAATCGGCGAGTTCGAGGACACTCCGGCCGGTTTCGGCCGCATCGCTGCCAGCACAGCCCGCCAGATCATTCTGCAGCGCCTTCGCGATGTGGAAGACGACAATGTGCTGGGCGAATTCAAGGGCCGTGAAGGCGAGCTTGTGGCCGGCATGATCCAGCAGGGCAACAACCCGCACATGATTCAGGTCAACCTCGGATCTGTGGAAGCATTGCTGCCGCCGCCAGAGCAGGTCCCGGGGGAGAAGTACCTCCACGGAAGCCGCTTGCGTGCCTTCGTGGTGGACGTACACCGCGGTACCAAGGGTCCCTCCATCACCTTGTCCCGTTCCCACCCCGGCCTGGTCCGCAAGCTGTTCGAAATGGAAGTTCCCGAAATCGCGGATCACTCTGTGGAGATCGTGGCACTGGCCCGCGAAGCCGGTCACCGCACCAAGATTGCGGTCAAGGCCAACACTCCCGGCGTCAACGCAAAGGGTGCATGCATCGGCGAGATGGGCTCCCGTGTCCGGGCGGTCATGACTGAACTCAACGACGAAAAGATCGACATCGTTGACTTCAGTGACGACCCCGCCACCTTCATCGCTAACTCGTTGTCGCCGTCGCGAGTGAATTCCGTCACTATCACGGACGAAGCAACCCGCTCGGCCCGCGTCGTGGTGCCGGATTACCAGCTTTCACTGGCGATCGGCAAAGAAGGCCAGAATGCGCGGCTCGCAGCCAAGCTGACCGGTTGGCGCATCGATATCGTCTCGGATGCCGCTCCGGCCAAGACGGATTAGCAGTTGAACCGGCGGCCCGCGCCGCCGGTTCCGCGCCGCGCTGGCTGCGTCCTTGGTTTCGGGAGACCGGGGCCGGGGGGCTAGACTAGATGGAACCGGGCTTACGTCCGGTATCCGCGCGCTTTGGCGTGCCTCAGCTGCATGCGCAGGACCGGGGCCCGTCGGGTGCCAGTAGCGTAAGGCAGGTTGGACACGTCGTGGCTGAACTGCTTGAACATGGCCATGGGCCTGTTCGCACGTGTATCGGATGCCGGAAGCAAGGCTCCCGGTCCGAGCTTGTCCGGCTGGTCGCCCAAGGCAGCGGTTCTTCCGCTGTTCTGGTGGATGAACGACGCCGGATGGCCGGCAGGGGTGCGTGGCTGCACCCCAGCGAAAAGTGCTTGGCATTGGCGATCAAGCGGCGAGCTTTTGGAAGGGCCCTTGCGGGTGCTTCCAACGCAGACGCCGTGGAACGATACCTGATGCCCGGCATGCCACTTGTGGCGGCCCAGGCCACCGCAGGAAAACCGTCCAAACCTGAAAGCGGGTCAGAAAACTGATGGAAACCCGATGAGTTCCCAGCGATGAGTGCGTAACGATGACAACTTTGTTGCGCTCTGCAATGGGCCTTTCAATCGCGCAAGCGGCGAAGGCCCGCAGTAAGAAGTAGACGGTTCGTGCCTGGCTCGGTGCGGACCGAGACAGGAGAAATGTGGCCAAGGTCCGCGTACATGAGCTCGCCAAAGAGCTCGGTATTACTTCCAAAGATGCAGTAACCAAACTGCAGGAATTGGGCGAATTCGTTCGCTCCGCCTCATCAACAATTGAGGCCCCCGTCGTGAAGAAGCTTCGCGACGCCTACCCGGGTGCCGGCGCTGCCAAGGCCGCCGCTCCCGCAGCTGCTCCGGCGGCAAACCGCCCCGCAGCATCCCGTCCGGCCCCTCCGGCGCCGGGACCTGCAGCTCCGAAGGCTCCGGCCCCGGCACCTGCAGCCCCCGCTCCGGCAGCTCCGGCAGCCGCTTCGCAAGCAGCACCTTCAGCACCTGCCCCGGCAGCGCCCGCTGCTCCTGCTGCATCCACCCCGGTTTCGGCAAAGCCCGGCGCCCGTCCTGCCCCCAAGGCAGAGACTCCGGCTCCGGCACGCCAAGGTGGCCAGGCTCCGCGTCCGGGTGGTCCCCGTCCGGGCAACAACCCGTTTGCTACGTCCCAGGGCATGCCCCGTGGCCGTGGTGGCGACGGAGATCGTCCGCCGCGTCCGGGTAACAACCCGTTTGCACCGTCCCAGGGCATGCCCCGAGGCGAACGCCGCAATGACGGCGAACGCACCGGCGGTCCCCGTCCCGCAGCCGGTGCCGGTGGACCCCGTCCCGCAGCAGGTACCGGTGGTCCCCGTCCGGGCGCTCCGCGTCCGGGTGCACCCCGTCCGGGCGCACCGCGTCCCGCTGGCGGTCCCGGTGCCGGAAACCGTCCTACTCCGGGCATGATGCCCAACCGTACTGAGCGTCCGGCTCCCGGTGGCGCAGGCCGTCCGGGTGGCGCAGGCCGCCCCGGTGGCGGACCGGGTCGTCCCGGTGGCGCACCTGGTGCAGGTACCGGTGGCGGAGCTCCCGCGGGCGGTGGCTTCGGCAAGGGTGGCCGCGGTCGCGGTGGCACCCAGGGTGCCTTCGGCAAGGGCGGCGCCGGTCGTGGCAAGCAGCGCAAGTCGAAGCGTGCCAAGCGCCAGGAACTGGAGCAGATGAGTGCTCCGTCGCTGGGCGGCGTATCGGTACCCCGCGGTGATGGCGAGACCATCATCCGCCTGCGTCGTGGCTCGTCCATCACGGACTTTGCCGAGAAGATCGATGCGAACCCCGCGTCGCTGGTCACCGTGCTGTTCCACCTCGGTGAAATGGCAACGGCAACGCAGTCCCTCGACGAAGACACCTTTGGCCTGCTTGGCGCCGAACTCGGCTACAAGCTCCAGGTTGTTTCCCCTGAGGATGAAGAGCGCGAGCTGCTGGATCAGTTCGACATCAACATCCAGGACGAACTCGACGCCGAAGGTGACGACGTTCTCGAGGCGCGCGCACCGGTTGTTACCGTCATGGGTCACGTTGACCACGGTAAGACCCGCCTGTTGGACGCCATCCGCAACTCGAACGTTGTGGCCGGCGAGCACGGTG is drawn from Arthrobacter sp. 31Y and contains these coding sequences:
- a CDS encoding ferritin-like domain-containing protein, which translates into the protein MNGETSEKRRTPPWGRVLLVTVVALLVAGTGMVLLPRDSGTPPAVSFTETARLTALKDTLLLRESATTLAESAAPAAGRQALGNAVTLLTTHAQALLDPHGATSSATSTATPSGGPATAATAPSSRGTFVTELAGSGWKRLADARTADGGIARLLAAVGSAQVLRAEKLAAEWQLPLPDQTTVLKTKAPAATPLAASCPSASPIPEPMSATTDTALAAVVRSQQEAIYVYQVALKRLDETKSAAAAKHLHVHEALLRQAESVTSANCADVPTSEAGYRMPEQLTQDPATFLGSLELASLPRFGDLVALSTDETRTWAIDGLLAAARRSTAWGAPLPSLPGLTLDAGELPSLPTPTPTPTGKPAATTATKGG
- the nusA gene encoding transcription termination factor NusA; translation: MDIDMSALRLLEREREIPLDLLIPTIEQALLVAYHKTPGAFEKARAELDRKSGHVTIWATEIDDDGEPIGEFEDTPAGFGRIAASTARQIILQRLRDVEDDNVLGEFKGREGELVAGMIQQGNNPHMIQVNLGSVEALLPPPEQVPGEKYLHGSRLRAFVVDVHRGTKGPSITLSRSHPGLVRKLFEMEVPEIADHSVEIVALAREAGHRTKIAVKANTPGVNAKGACIGEMGSRVRAVMTELNDEKIDIVDFSDDPATFIANSLSPSRVNSVTITDEATRSARVVVPDYQLSLAIGKEGQNARLAAKLTGWRIDIVSDAAPAKTD
- the infB gene encoding translation initiation factor IF-2, yielding MAKVRVHELAKELGITSKDAVTKLQELGEFVRSASSTIEAPVVKKLRDAYPGAGAAKAAAPAAAPAANRPAASRPAPPAPGPAAPKAPAPAPAAPAPAAPAAASQAAPSAPAPAAPAAPAASTPVSAKPGARPAPKAETPAPARQGGQAPRPGGPRPGNNPFATSQGMPRGRGGDGDRPPRPGNNPFAPSQGMPRGERRNDGERTGGPRPAAGAGGPRPAAGTGGPRPGAPRPGAPRPGAPRPAGGPGAGNRPTPGMMPNRTERPAPGGAGRPGGAGRPGGGPGRPGGAPGAGTGGGAPAGGGFGKGGRGRGGTQGAFGKGGAGRGKQRKSKRAKRQELEQMSAPSLGGVSVPRGDGETIIRLRRGSSITDFAEKIDANPASLVTVLFHLGEMATATQSLDEDTFGLLGAELGYKLQVVSPEDEERELLDQFDINIQDELDAEGDDVLEARAPVVTVMGHVDHGKTRLLDAIRNSNVVAGEHGGITQHIGAYQISHVHEGTPRDITFIDTPGHEAFTAMRARGAKVTDIAILVVAADDGVMPQTVEALNHAQAANVPIVVAVNKIDKEGANPDKVKGQLTEYGLVPEEYGGDTMFVEVSARQNLNIDALIDAVLLTADAALDLRANPDKDARGIAIEANLDKGRGAVATVLVQSGTLAVGDTIVAGTAHGRVRAMFDENGEALDVALPSRPVQVLGLSNVPRAGDTFLVTPDERTARQIAEKREAADRNAALAKRRKRISLEDFDQAVAEGKIDTLNLILKGDVSGAVEALEDALLKIDVGDDDVQLRVIHRGVGAITQNDVNLATVDNAIIIGFNVKPAERVAELADREGVDMRFYSVIYAAIDDIEMALKGMLKPEYEEVQLGTAEVREVFRSSKFGNIAGSIVRTGIIRRNTKARVSRDGKVIGDNLTVETLKRFKDDATEVRTDFECGIGLGSFNDITEGDIIETFEMREKPRS
- the rimP gene encoding ribosome maturation factor RimP produces the protein MSDSEATTSQDRSESNSTATIHNPEESRLKALLEPAVLASRLYLEDVSIHVAGSHRTVHVVVDLPQEETGGVSLDAIAEVSRGLSDILDNDPHDDGRPYDLEVSSPGVSRPLTEPRHWHRARGRMVRVNVIQGDNLLGRIASVGDDAVTLIPEHEVKKGMKPKQGEPTTIPFDRIRQGKVEIEFSHLHEAALEDEHNGPSEEA
- a CDS encoding YlxR family protein, translating into MVAQGSGSSAVLVDERRRMAGRGAWLHPSEKCLALAIKRRAFGRALAGASNADAVERYLMPGMPLVAAQATAGKPSKPESGSEN